From the Aquirufa lenticrescens genome, the window TCTTGTTCTATTTCTTCTTCGAAGCATCCTTATTACCGATCTATTTCTTAGCAGCAATTTATGGTGGCGAAAACAAGAATGCGATTACGTTTAAGTTCTTTGTATACACCTTGTTTGGCTCTTTATTCTTCTTAATCGCCTTAGTTTATGTGTATTTACAAACACCGGGCGAGTTTCACACAGCAGATATCGAGGTTTTATACCAAACAGCGAAAGGCTTAAGCGCTGATCAACAAGGGTATTTATTTGCTGCTTTCTTCTTGGCATTCGCCATTAAGATGCCTGTATTCCCATTCCACACGTGGCAACCAGATACTTATACCGTGGCTCCTGCGCAAGGAACGATGTTATTATCGGGTATTATGTTGAAAATGGGTACGTACGGAGTAATTCGTTTGGTCTTACCTATGTTCCCTTTAGGCGTAGCGACTTGGGGTTTAACGGCATCGATCTTATCGGTGATTGGTGTGATTTACGGTTCGATTATCGCTATTCAGCAAAAAGACGCGAAACGCTTATTAGCTTATTCGTCTTTTGCGCACGTGGGCTTGATGTCTGCCGGTATTTTATCTGGAAGCATCGAAGGTATTCAAGGCGCCTTGTACCAAATGTTATCGCACGGTATAAACATCATCGGTTTATTCTTCGTGATTGAAATCATCGAACGCAGAACAAAATCGAGAGAGATCGCACAATTAGGCGGTATCACCCAATTCTCGTATCCTTTGACGGTCACTTTCGTGATCTTGAGTTTAGGATCAGTGGCGTTACCATTAACGAATGGTTTCATCGGGGAGTTCTTGTTATTGAAAAGTGTATTCGACCAAAATCTAGTTCTAGGCATCATCGCCGGGATCACCATCATCTTAGGTGCTGTGTATACGTTGCGTTTGAT encodes:
- a CDS encoding complex I subunit 4 family protein → MYLLFILLFPLLIGSALLIFKPKNAFAISLAASIIELAATAFVLKEASLNPVSFSAPWVAEAGLSFSLYVDGISGVLIGLCALLVPFIVATTANTDRANNSQFQGLMLAMQTALMGAFLAKDAFLFYFFFEASLLPIYFLAAIYGGENKNAITFKFFVYTLFGSLFFLIALVYVYLQTPGEFHTADIEVLYQTAKGLSADQQGYLFAAFFLAFAIKMPVFPFHTWQPDTYTVAPAQGTMLLSGIMLKMGTYGVIRLVLPMFPLGVATWGLTASILSVIGVIYGSIIAIQQKDAKRLLAYSSFAHVGLMSAGILSGSIEGIQGALYQMLSHGINIIGLFFVIEIIERRTKSREIAQLGGITQFSYPLTVTFVILSLGSVALPLTNGFIGEFLLLKSVFDQNLVLGIIAGITIILGAVYTLRLIQKSMFGNVSRITADFADLTFAEKAVLIPLSALVIVGGIFPSTVLGFSEPAVQQLIQWFK